The proteins below are encoded in one region of Nitrospira sp.:
- a CDS encoding glycoside hydrolase family 3 has product MTLKEKIGQLFMLGFMGTTVSKDWSRVMTEYQPGGVILFSRNLVSRDQIVRLTNELQKRVEIPLLISIDQEGGRVSRLPKGFTIFPAAEVVGHSQSTLAYGAAAAIANELRAVGVNMNMAPVLDVNSNPDNPIIGDRAFGATATAVCEFGLATMAGLQDHRVVACGKHFPGHGDTIKDSHKELPVVSAPIERLRDMELRPFQHAIENGLASLMTAHVVYEAVDPSLPATLSPIVLRSLLREEFGYDGLVLTDDLEMHAIIDHYGIEEAAVRAFLAGVDILLICKEHDREVAAMEAMLTAVKDGTISEARLEASLRRIARVKDRFVLPYEAARIPDAKSVVGCSAHQDVLSRVTEGRGRGAGVAV; this is encoded by the coding sequence ATGACACTCAAAGAGAAGATCGGCCAGCTGTTCATGCTCGGATTCATGGGTACGACCGTGTCCAAAGACTGGTCGCGGGTCATGACCGAGTACCAACCGGGCGGGGTCATTCTCTTTTCGAGAAACCTCGTGTCCCGCGATCAAATCGTGCGCCTGACGAACGAGCTTCAGAAGCGCGTCGAGATTCCCCTCCTGATCTCGATCGATCAGGAGGGCGGTCGCGTCTCTCGCCTTCCGAAAGGGTTTACGATTTTTCCAGCCGCGGAGGTCGTGGGACATAGTCAGTCGACGCTGGCATATGGTGCGGCGGCCGCGATCGCCAATGAGTTGCGCGCCGTCGGCGTGAATATGAACATGGCTCCGGTCCTGGACGTGAACAGCAATCCCGACAATCCCATCATCGGCGATCGCGCCTTCGGCGCGACGGCAACGGCCGTATGCGAATTCGGCTTGGCGACGATGGCGGGGCTCCAAGACCACCGCGTGGTGGCCTGCGGTAAGCACTTCCCGGGGCACGGCGATACGATCAAAGATTCACACAAGGAGCTCCCGGTCGTCTCCGCGCCGATCGAGCGACTGCGGGACATGGAACTGCGGCCCTTCCAGCATGCCATTGAAAACGGGCTGGCGAGCCTCATGACGGCCCATGTGGTCTATGAAGCAGTGGATCCGTCGCTGCCTGCCACCTTGTCTCCGATCGTCCTGCGATCGCTGCTTCGGGAGGAGTTCGGGTATGATGGGCTCGTGTTGACCGACGACTTGGAAATGCACGCTATCATCGATCACTACGGCATCGAAGAAGCGGCGGTGCGGGCCTTTTTAGCTGGGGTCGACATTTTGCTGATTTGCAAGGAGCATGATCGGGAGGTGGCTGCGATGGAAGCCATGCTGACGGCGGTGAAAGACGGCACGATCAGCGAGGCTCGCCTCGAGGCCTCGCTGCGACGAATCGCCCGAGTGAAAGATCGGTTCGTCCTTCCCTATGAGGCCGCTCGCATTCCGGATGCCAAATCCGTCGTCGGCTGCTCGGCGCATCAAGATGTGCTCTCGCGCGTGACTGAGGGCCGTGGACGAGGCGCCGGCGTCGCGGTATAG
- the queE gene encoding 7-carboxy-7-deazaguanine synthase: protein MRVTEIFHSIQGESTFAGQPCVFIRLTGCPLRCTWCDTAYSFHGGEEMKLEEVSARVEAYGCGLVEVTGGEPLAQAEAFPLLQRLCDQGFTVLLETSGAVDVRGVDRRVRTILDIKCPGSGMSQHMRWENLDCLQATDEIKFVLSDRADYEWARAIVLERGLTARHPVHFSPVFGQLEFRTLAEWILADRLPVRLQPQLHKFIWSPDMRGV from the coding sequence ATGCGCGTGACGGAGATTTTTCACAGCATTCAAGGGGAGTCGACCTTTGCCGGGCAACCCTGCGTGTTCATCCGACTGACCGGGTGTCCGCTCCGATGCACCTGGTGCGATACCGCCTATAGTTTCCACGGGGGTGAGGAAATGAAACTGGAGGAGGTATCGGCAAGAGTCGAAGCCTATGGCTGTGGGCTGGTCGAAGTCACGGGGGGTGAACCGTTGGCTCAAGCTGAGGCGTTCCCGCTGTTGCAACGACTCTGCGATCAGGGGTTCACCGTCTTGCTCGAGACCAGCGGCGCCGTCGATGTCCGTGGTGTGGATCGACGCGTGCGCACGATTCTTGATATCAAATGTCCAGGGAGCGGCATGTCGCAGCACATGCGATGGGAGAATCTCGACTGTCTTCAGGCCACGGACGAGATCAAGTTCGTCTTGAGCGACCGCGCCGATTATGAATGGGCTCGCGCGATCGTATTGGAACGCGGGTTGACCGCGCGCCACCCGGTTCATTTTAGCCCGGTGTTCGGACAACTGGAGTTTCGGACCCTGGCGGAATGGATCTTAGCGGATCGATTGCCGGTTCGCTTACAGCCTCAGTTGCACAAATTTATTTGGTCTCCCGATATGCGGGGCGTGTAG
- a CDS encoding gamma-glutamyl-gamma-aminobutyrate hydrolase — protein sequence MKPIIGVTSDFNQGDREDMGGKEPTYFLRARYVRAIEDLGGLPVILPLTESPTDRRGLLDSLDGLLLTGSGPDLPPKLYGERQRYPFKLVSDRRSSFELAMAKLALARRLPTLGICGGMQTVNVALGGNLYQDIPAQLDSPLTHRQRQPATELSHTISISPGSLLHRIVKRNEIRVNSSHHQSVKRVASGLMVTGIAPDGVIEAIESSRQPFFLAVQWHPEFLYERFEPHRRLFQALLAAAKSASPRD from the coding sequence ATGAAGCCGATCATCGGCGTCACCTCGGATTTCAACCAAGGCGATCGCGAGGACATGGGGGGGAAAGAACCCACCTATTTCTTGCGTGCTCGCTATGTGCGAGCGATCGAAGACCTCGGGGGGTTGCCGGTCATTCTGCCCCTCACGGAATCACCCACCGATCGTCGAGGTCTCCTCGACAGCCTGGACGGGCTCCTGCTGACCGGAAGTGGCCCCGACCTTCCTCCGAAGCTCTACGGTGAACGTCAACGGTACCCGTTCAAGTTGGTCAGTGACCGCCGATCCTCGTTCGAGCTGGCGATGGCCAAGCTGGCACTGGCGCGCCGGCTGCCCACGCTCGGGATCTGCGGAGGGATGCAAACCGTGAACGTCGCCCTTGGTGGGAATCTGTATCAAGACATTCCGGCACAGTTGGATTCACCGCTGACTCACCGGCAGCGGCAGCCGGCGACGGAACTCTCGCATACGATCTCGATTTCCCCCGGGAGCCTGTTGCACCGTATCGTCAAGCGTAACGAAATTCGGGTCAACAGTTCGCACCATCAATCTGTTAAACGGGTGGCATCGGGGCTCATGGTGACCGGCATCGCCCCGGATGGGGTTATCGAGGCGATCGAATCGTCACGCCAACCGTTTTTCCTTGCCGTGCAGTGGCATCCGGAATTCCTGTACGAACGGTTCGAACCGCATCGCCGATTGTTCCAGGCCTTGCTTGCTGCCGCCAAATCCGCGAGCCCACGTGACTAG
- a CDS encoding amino acid permease, with amino-acid sequence MKWIFRTKSIERIMAEADSPEHRLKRTLTAWDLTALGIGAIIGTGIFVLIGTAIVGDANRPGSGPGIIISFIMSGITCALAALCYAEFAAMIPVAGSAYTYSYATLGEFMAWITGWNLILEYGVACVAVAIGWSGYFNNLLKILGFELPYWATHAPTDGGIANLPAAIIVLLVTWLLVIGIKESARATGIIVLVKLAVIVFFIATGTSSVDPANWTPFAPEGFHGIGAAAALVFFAYIGFDAVSTTAEESQNPQRDLPVGIFGSLGICTLLYVAVAAVLTGLIPSPEIDVHAPVAEALRRVGYTWGAALVAVGAVAGISSVLVVMMLGQIRVFFAMSRDRLLGPWLAKVHPTYATPHHATILTGVCVSFLAAFIGIGEAADMTNIGTLFAFVLVCIGVVVLRNVRPDHPRPFRLPFMPVVPILGALACLGLMAFLPGVTWIRFVVWTAIGIAVYFGYSAKHSKLNGTETDLHPASAQTLNK; translated from the coding sequence GTGAAGTGGATATTCCGCACTAAATCCATCGAGCGCATCATGGCCGAGGCGGATTCTCCCGAGCATCGGTTGAAACGCACACTCACCGCTTGGGATCTCACCGCGCTTGGCATCGGCGCCATCATCGGCACGGGTATTTTTGTTTTGATTGGAACCGCCATCGTCGGCGACGCCAACCGGCCGGGCTCCGGTCCCGGCATCATCATCTCGTTCATCATGTCCGGGATCACCTGTGCGCTCGCCGCCCTTTGTTATGCCGAATTCGCCGCCATGATCCCGGTCGCAGGCAGCGCCTATACCTACTCCTACGCAACACTGGGCGAGTTTATGGCCTGGATCACGGGCTGGAACCTGATTCTCGAGTATGGGGTAGCCTGTGTCGCGGTCGCGATTGGCTGGTCCGGCTATTTCAATAATCTGCTCAAGATTCTGGGGTTCGAGTTGCCGTACTGGGCGACGCACGCCCCGACGGACGGCGGGATCGCCAATCTTCCAGCCGCAATCATTGTTCTGCTGGTGACCTGGCTCCTCGTCATCGGTATCAAGGAAAGCGCCAGAGCGACGGGCATTATCGTGTTGGTCAAGTTGGCGGTGATCGTCTTTTTCATCGCAACCGGCACGAGCTCCGTTGATCCAGCGAACTGGACTCCCTTCGCACCGGAAGGATTCCACGGGATCGGCGCCGCAGCCGCCCTAGTCTTCTTCGCCTACATCGGATTCGACGCCGTGTCGACCACGGCTGAGGAATCGCAGAATCCGCAACGCGATCTGCCCGTCGGCATCTTCGGCTCTCTGGGAATTTGTACGCTTCTTTATGTGGCGGTGGCGGCCGTGTTGACCGGCCTCATCCCCAGTCCGGAGATCGACGTTCACGCCCCAGTTGCCGAAGCGCTCAGACGAGTCGGCTACACATGGGGCGCTGCCTTGGTGGCGGTCGGTGCGGTGGCGGGAATCAGCAGTGTGCTCGTGGTGATGATGCTCGGACAGATTCGTGTCTTCTTCGCCATGTCGCGTGATCGGCTGTTGGGGCCCTGGCTCGCCAAGGTACACCCTACGTATGCGACCCCGCACCACGCCACCATTTTGACCGGGGTGTGCGTGTCGTTCTTGGCCGCCTTTATCGGTATTGGAGAGGCCGCAGACATGACGAACATCGGCACACTGTTCGCCTTCGTCCTCGTCTGCATTGGGGTAGTCGTACTCCGTAACGTGCGGCCTGATCATCCACGACCCTTTCGCCTTCCCTTCATGCCCGTGGTTCCCATTCTCGGCGCCTTGGCGTGTCTCGGCTTGATGGCTTTTCTCCCGGGAGTCACCTGGATTCGATTCGTGGTCTGGACCGCGATTGGGATTGCGGTGTACTTCGGCTACAGCGCCAAACACAGCAAGTTGAACGGGACAGAGACGGACCTCCATCCAGCATCAGCGCAGACCCTCAACAAGTAG
- the pepA gene encoding putative cytosol aminopeptidase: MNKLQVEAKLGRVEGQSSDMVVLFLFEGETTLKHEAAWFDKALHGAIIDTIRTGEFDGKAGDVLPMHAQGKVPAKRVLLIGLGKRREFKLDALRQGMGHAVKRARQAKVSGFIGTLPPVFPKGCTAVDVGQAMTEGTVLGNYQFTAYRSDGNGTPRHEVTQFTLLVPDKVRLKQAAEGVRRGTATGEAAVFARDLCNHPSNVMTPSRIADEAKAIAKETGVSLKILEKKEIEELGMGALLGVARGSHEPPKFIILDYKGPKTAKGSKPTVFVGKTITFDTGGISLKPSENMEQMKADMTGGAEVLASVRAAARLKLPMHLVGILPVAENMPGGRAMKPGDIVKTLSGKTVEVQNTDAEGRLILADGLAYAARLDPAAVIDIATLTGACVVALGQFAIGMLGTSDALKRRLQAAGQKAGERVWEMPLWDEYFEQLRSDVADMRNIGGRGGGMITAAVFLSKFAEGYPWVHLDIASTDWSERERAYIPKGPTAIGTRLLLQYLIDHSL, translated from the coding sequence ATGAACAAGCTGCAGGTGGAAGCGAAACTTGGGCGTGTTGAAGGGCAGTCGTCCGATATGGTCGTATTGTTTCTGTTCGAAGGAGAGACCACGCTCAAGCATGAGGCTGCCTGGTTCGATAAGGCTCTTCACGGCGCCATTATCGATACCATCCGGACGGGAGAGTTCGACGGAAAGGCAGGGGACGTGTTGCCGATGCATGCGCAGGGCAAGGTACCGGCCAAGCGTGTGCTGCTCATCGGTCTGGGCAAGCGTAGGGAGTTCAAACTCGATGCCTTGCGGCAAGGGATGGGGCATGCAGTCAAGCGGGCCCGTCAGGCCAAGGTCTCGGGATTCATCGGCACGCTCCCACCGGTATTCCCCAAGGGTTGCACGGCGGTGGATGTGGGGCAGGCCATGACCGAAGGGACCGTGCTGGGTAACTATCAGTTCACGGCGTATCGGAGCGACGGAAATGGAACTCCACGGCACGAGGTCACGCAGTTCACTCTTCTGGTCCCGGACAAGGTTCGGCTCAAACAGGCGGCGGAAGGCGTGCGTCGAGGGACCGCCACCGGGGAGGCGGCGGTCTTTGCACGGGATCTGTGCAATCACCCGTCCAATGTGATGACGCCGTCGCGTATCGCCGACGAGGCCAAGGCGATCGCAAAGGAGACGGGAGTCTCGCTCAAGATACTCGAAAAAAAGGAGATTGAAGAATTAGGAATGGGTGCGCTGCTTGGCGTGGCGCGAGGGAGCCATGAGCCGCCGAAGTTCATCATTCTGGACTACAAAGGTCCCAAGACAGCGAAAGGCAGCAAGCCGACCGTATTCGTGGGGAAAACCATCACATTCGATACCGGCGGTATCTCGCTCAAGCCGTCAGAGAACATGGAGCAGATGAAGGCCGACATGACCGGCGGGGCTGAGGTCTTGGCGTCGGTGCGCGCGGCGGCGCGATTGAAATTGCCTATGCATCTCGTCGGCATCCTGCCGGTGGCGGAAAATATGCCCGGCGGACGAGCCATGAAACCCGGCGATATCGTGAAAACACTTTCGGGAAAGACGGTTGAAGTGCAAAATACAGATGCGGAAGGTCGATTGATCCTCGCTGATGGATTGGCCTACGCCGCCCGCCTCGACCCCGCTGCCGTGATCGATATTGCGACGTTGACCGGGGCCTGTGTCGTGGCCCTTGGCCAATTCGCCATTGGGATGCTCGGCACCAGTGATGCGCTAAAGCGTCGGCTGCAGGCCGCCGGACAGAAGGCCGGCGAGCGGGTCTGGGAAATGCCGCTCTGGGACGAGTATTTCGAGCAGCTCCGGAGCGACGTCGCGGATATGCGGAACATCGGGGGACGTGGCGGGGGGATGATTACCGCGGCGGTGTTCCTGAGCAAGTTCGCCGAGGGGTATCCGTGGGTCCACCTGGACATTGCCAGCACGGATTGGAGCGAACGCGAACGCGCCTATATTCCGAAAGGACCTACAGCAATCGGGACTCGGCTGTTGCTGCAATATCTGATCGACCACTCTTTGTAA